The DNA region TTTCTCTGTACTCTGCAAAATAAGCCCTTTGGTTTGTAGAATTAGATTGTAACTCACTTGGGTGATAGCAGGATTTTGTGTGTATCTTGTTAAAACGAAGTTTTGAAAGCTGTTAAAATATAAATTTATATTTGCTTGGATATATTTTTCTTTTTCGCTTTCTGAAAGATTTTTGAAGTTAGATTGGATTTCTTTGAGTTTAATTTGTATAGCTTCTTGAAATAAGGGTTCGGCTAGTTCGTATTGGTTTTGATCTTGGTATAACTTAGCCAAATTATTACAAGAAACAGCATAGTCTGGATGTTCTTTCCCTAAAATTTTGAGACGAAGGTCTTTGGATTCTTTGTATAACTCTTCGGCTTCACTGTATTTACCTTGGGCTTGATATAATGAAGCTATATTGTTACAAGAAATAGCATAGTCTGGATGTTCTCTTCCTAGCATTTTGGCACAAGTCTCTTTGGCTTCTTTGTATAACGATTCAGCTTCAGCATATTTGCCCTGGTACTTGTATAATAAAGCCAAATTATTACAAGCAATAGCATAGTATGGATGTTGTTTGCCCAGTATTTTAACAAAAATGTTTTTAGCTTCCTCACATAACAGTTCCGCTTCGGCGTACTTCCCCTGAGCTTGGTATACTGAACATAGATTGCTACAAGAAATAGCATAATTCCGATGTTCCTTTCCTAAGATTTTGGCAATAAGGTTCTTAGATTCTTCGTATAGTGATTCAGCTTCAGCGTACCTACCCTGCATCTTGTATAATGAAGCTAAATTATTACAAGAAATAGCGTATTCAGGATGTCCCTTTCCTAACACGTTGGCACGAATGTCTTTGGCTTCTTTGAATAACAGTTCCGCTTCAGCATATTTACCTTGCTCTTGGTACAATGAAGCCAAATTATTACAACAAGCAACATAATCGGGATGCTCTCTTCCTAAGACACTGAAATAAATCTCTTTTGCTTCTTTGAATAACAGTTCAGAATCAATATATTTACCTTCATTTCGATATAATAAGGCTAAATTATTGCAAAAAGTAGCATAATTAGGGTGTTTCCTTCCTAAAACTTTGGCACCAAGTTCTTTGGCTTCTTTGAATAATGGTTCAGCTTGAGCGTATTTACCTTGTTCTTGAT from Bacteroidia bacterium includes:
- a CDS encoding tetratricopeptide repeat protein, with amino-acid sequence MKLAICCILSFLLLFCFAQSWQSAYDSCLKYQQKQQYKKAIEWGDKALELYEKQVAEKDTNYSNILSTLSESCLSAGLYKQGELYAKKDSAWTKEKDIARYASSCNNLGLLYKSQNKYTESEVLLKEAKELSAKLLGKEHPDYATFCDNLGTLYELKGKYAEAELLYKEAKEIRARVLGKEHSSYATSCNNLAGLYRNQGKYIEAELLNKEAKEIRAKVLGREHPNYIASCNNLALLYQEQGKYAQAEPLFKEAKELGAKVLGRKHPNYATFCNNLALLYRNEGKYIDSELLFKEAKEIYFSVLGREHPDYVACCNNLASLYQEQGKYAEAELLFKEAKDIRANVLGKGHPEYAISCNNLASLYKMQGRYAEAESLYEESKNLIAKILGKEHRNYAISCSNLCSVYQAQGKYAEAELLCEEAKNIFVKILGKQHPYYAIACNNLALLYKYQGKYAEAESLYKEAKETCAKMLGREHPDYAISCNNIASLYQAQGKYSEAEELYKESKDLRLKILGKEHPDYAVSCNNLAKLYQDQNQYELAEPLFQEAIQIKLKEIQSNFKNLSESEKEKYIQANINLYFNSFQNFVLTRYTQNPAITQVSYNLILQTKGLILQSTEK